The proteins below come from a single Parageobacillus thermoglucosidasius genomic window:
- a CDS encoding FecCD family ABC transporter permease, which produces MRSKIVSPAFILWLSPIVVVFTIMASILYGAKNIDWETVWNAIFHFDPGNVNHQIVMHSRLPRVIGALLIGAFLAMSGAIMQGMTRNYLASPSIMGVSDGSVFAITLCMILAPGASSLDMIMYSLIGSLFAVGIVFGLASLLPNGMSPVRMAIIGTIIGTFLSSVSAAMASYFQVSQNVSFWYNARLHQMDPDMIKLAVPFALVGIALALFISKSITILSLGEEVSVSLGQRTTLVKAMAVASVVILTGISVALAGNIGFVGLIIPHITRFLVGVDYRWIIPCAGVLGAIFLALSDIFSRFLNYPFETPIGVVTSLIGVPFFLYLIYKRGGGKHA; this is translated from the coding sequence ATGCGTTCAAAGATTGTTTCGCCAGCTTTCATACTTTGGCTCTCCCCGATTGTAGTGGTGTTTACCATCATGGCATCTATTCTATATGGAGCGAAAAATATCGATTGGGAGACGGTTTGGAATGCGATTTTCCATTTTGATCCGGGCAATGTGAACCATCAAATTGTGATGCATTCCCGGCTGCCAAGGGTGATCGGAGCGCTTCTTATCGGAGCGTTCCTAGCCATGTCAGGGGCCATCATGCAAGGAATGACAAGAAACTACCTTGCGTCCCCTTCTATTATGGGGGTTTCTGACGGCTCGGTTTTTGCCATTACACTTTGTATGATTTTGGCGCCGGGAGCCTCTTCTTTGGATATGATTATGTATTCACTGATTGGCTCGCTGTTCGCTGTGGGCATCGTCTTCGGGCTCGCGTCACTCTTGCCGAATGGAATGTCTCCGGTCCGAATGGCGATCATCGGCACCATTATCGGCACATTTCTGAGCAGCGTCTCAGCCGCCATGGCTTCCTATTTTCAAGTTTCACAAAACGTCAGTTTTTGGTACAATGCCCGGCTGCACCAGATGGATCCCGATATGATCAAACTTGCGGTGCCTTTTGCGCTGGTCGGAATCGCGCTCGCGCTCTTTATTTCCAAATCGATCACGATTCTCTCATTGGGCGAGGAAGTGTCCGTGAGCTTGGGGCAGAGAACGACGCTGGTTAAGGCAATGGCTGTCGCCAGCGTCGTCATTTTAACCGGCATTTCCGTCGCTTTGGCTGGTAATATCGGATTCGTGGGCCTGATTATTCCTCATATCACCCGGTTTTTAGTTGGGGTTGATTATCGGTGGATTATTCCTTGCGCCGGCGTTCTCGGAGCCATTTTTTTGGCACTTTCCGATATCTTCAGCAGGTTCTTGAACTATCCGTTTGAGACGCCGATCGGGGTCGTCACTTCCTTGATAGGAGTGCCTTTCTTCCTCTATTTAATTTACAAGAGAGGAGGAGGGAAACATGCTTAA